Within the Hevea brasiliensis isolate MT/VB/25A 57/8 chromosome 2, ASM3005281v1, whole genome shotgun sequence genome, the region caaaaattctcaTCAAAATTTCATCACAAATCACACTTATGCCATAATTTTAACATGACAACATGAATTCATGCATGCTAAGTTCAATTCTCTCTTACCTTGGATTTTTCCCCAATTGGGTTACTTGGTAACCTTCCTAATCCTTGAGATTTCTTGCTCAATTAATGTGCTCTCACCAAATTGAAGCTTAATTGAACTATTTAGAGTGATGAAAGTTGAGAAAGGGGTGGGATTTCAAGCTTCAAAGAATGTGAAAATGGTGGAATAGAGGAGAGGAGGTTCAGCCAAGAAATAAGAAGAAGATGATACTCATTTGTCTCTTACTAAtagatatttaaattaatttaattccataatggcaaacttgtaattaAGGTAAAATTCATAATCATTACATTTGACTATTTAGATAATTAGGTTTAATTTTCCTAACCATGcataattaaattaatccaatttcattaacttaattaatctcaATTTTTGTCAACATTTGgcttttaaatcaaattgaccaATCTTGCTCTTCCGGGTTTTTGTTCATCTTTTCCATAATGCCCGATAAGTCCCTGACTCTGTTCTTCACTTTGGTTTTTACTCTACTTATTTGAACTCATTTCTTTTCACATCTTTGACTCATTAATTCATATTAATACTTCAATTAAGCCTTAATTAAGAATCTTACAAGGTCCTACATGGATTGGAGTAGCAACCAAACCCATAATCACTTCCCAGTAGTGTTACCCATCGCCGGGACTTATGCACATTTAACTGATTTATACttcactttttttattttttcttcaaccttacttgatctttattaatttaaattatgactccttacttaaATTTAAGGGTAGCTCCAGACATCCCAATCATCCGGACAGacgttagtcgtcggaacagtagaatgtacagactacctgaAGTGGGCCATTACACAAATGACCATCCTTATTCAAATGCTTTTCCAGATGGCAAAAGGATCATTTTTATTTGTGGCATCACATGCAGTCTTTCCCATAGGGTTTCTATTTTGTTAGTATATGTATGATTATGTTTTTAAAAATCTCCATTGACATTAATGATGTTTAATGTATTTTGATCTGAATCGCAATGTGGATTTGATTATTGTGCTAGACTCCCCTAATTTTAATAatgtatgtttctttgggattgagtTATACTCCTCTAATTTATGTTATGTTTTTGTGGACTTTTATGTTAGACCTTATGTTGAACTTTGGTTATTGAATGTTAACGATAGAACTTACTACAAATTTTAGTGAATTTAAACAATATGATCACCATAGCTTGTAACTAGAAACAACTAATGCCTCTTTCAAAAAGCAAGAAAAACTATATTGGATTAGTTGTCATGGTTATGagtgttattatcttttaatataggAGTACAATCTTTGttttctttaataataataataataataataataataataataataataataattttaattgctcataaaaaaaatgaatttaatgCATGGTGAGGTGCTCACTCCATTTTTTTAACCTTTTTCCGATTTGTAAATGAAATTTGAACCaagaaaaatgaatgaaaaagaaaaattataaaaacaaaAATGGTGTACCATTACAGAGAGGGCAAAGCCATGTAAGTACCAAACAAGAAGGCCAACCCAAGCCCCGTTGTTTTTTGCAATTTTTTCTCTCTTTGGATTCTCCAATGGAAACCGAATCGTGCCCTGTGATCCGACGTGCAAAAGGTGATTGACTGGAAAGCCCTCTAACAACCAATGAAATGGCAACTATGTTCCCATCATTTCATACTCGAACTCTTGCCTCATCCAATATTTGTCTTTGGCGCTCCTCCGACACCATCTGCTCGCAAGGAGGACACGCTAGAGGAGCATCTTCTCCGGCAGCCAACGAATCAACAACGGGTTTAATTACCAAAATCCCCTCCCCTACGGCTGCAATTACTAGTGTGGTTCCGAACACAAGGAATGCAAAGGCAGCATAGAGGGTCTCCTCCGGCTCCCATAATATCGATAAGCAAAGAAAGAGAATTTTTAATGGTAACATTATCAGAACAGCGAAAGCTAAAGCAAAAATTCGAATCCTTAGCCCCTTGTTGATGACAACGTTAACCACCTTGAAGCATGATAATGAGAAGCCCATCAAATACCAGATCCCAAAAGCACCAAATATGATAGAACTCACTAACGGGTATTCACACAATAACACTTCGTCCCTTTTTGAAACCACTGAAGTTCTAAGAAAAATCTCCGGCAATGGTAGCTGCAATCTAGAAAAAAAAATGAGCAGAACTTGCAAGAAAAGTACAGGAAAACAGTTAGCCAAGACGAAGACTATAGCCCATGAGCCATGTGGTATTTTTTTCTGTATTGATACGTTAACCAGAAAAAGTTGGGTTACAAGAAAACCAGGCTCAAAAACCCCTAAAGAGAAGACAATGTGGATTTTGCAAAAGCAGGCTTGCCTCGTTAGGGTGAGGGAAGGCATGAAAGGAAAGAGATATTTTCGACGGAAGAAGGACAAGCGAAGGAGTTCATTGAAGGCCCAAAGGGTGATAAAGGAGACCAGAAGGAAGCGAACCGTCCATAGAGAATTGAACCTCTGCAAATGATGTGCACTGCGTGATTTGAGACGGAGATGAAAAACGAAAGCAAGAGAAATGAGAGACAGGAGGAGGATACCGCTTATACAACAGAGGGTGGATGAATCTAAGAGGGAATTAAAAAATGAAGTAAAAGGAATGTCGGACATGGCATGTAATTGCTATAAGATATGGTGTTGATGATGGCAACGATAATGATAGTGACAATGATGGAGAGTATAAAAAGTGATTACATGAAATGGTGGTGGTGATGGCTGTAGAAATGGTGGTGGCCTGAGGTAAAGAAGTGGAAAATGCATCAAAGTGGAGAAGAAATGACATGGGTGGTCGGAAGGGGATGGGGAGAGAAGAGACAGGTAAGTTTCTCTCCCCAATTCCCAACCGGCGGGGAAACCTGGCAAGTGCACAGCTGGAAAAGGCTTTTggttgagagagagaggaagcTAGAGAGAGGAAGCTAGAGAGAGAAAATGGTACGGGTAGAGAGAGAAAACAAAAGGCAAATAGGGTTTGTGGTGTTGTTGATGAGATGGCTGCTTTGTTTTCGGGACAGCAAGCGGTTATGTTAAGGTTATTTTTATTTCCTTATAGTATTAACTGAATTGACTTAGGGAaaataagggaaaaaaaaaaaaaaaacaaaaacaaaaactcAGCGGTTAGATGTTATTTATGATATTTCGTATTTCGACAGAAAATATTAGATCTGGCATACGCATATTTAAAAAGATTTCTACCTCATCTTAAGACCAAATTATGATTAGAATAGTTTCGTTACAGCTATTAATTTGATGTATATTATAATAAGGTGGGTTTTATAAATGATATAGTTGGAAAATAAGTTAGATACGAATTGGTATTAAATTTGCAATttggatttttattttctttttacttgAATCAgccattatttttttttcctaatcaagaatatgagtagaaaataaataaataaatacatgcAAGTCTATAATTAATGGACTATATAAAAAAGGAAGGAAATCTTATACTTCCATTAGGCAGCAATTAATTAGTTCGTATATATGATCAACACAATTAATTTAATTGCAATAGATGTAGATATTAGGTGCTAGCTAGAAAAAGGGCG harbors:
- the LOC110643455 gene encoding uncharacterized protein LOC110643455, with product MSDIPFTSFFNSLLDSSTLCCISGILLLSLISLAFVFHLRLKSRSAHHLQRFNSLWTVRFLLVSFITLWAFNELLRLSFFRRKYLFPFMPSLTLTRQACFCKIHIVFSLGVFEPGFLVTQLFLVNVSIQKKIPHGSWAIVFVLANCFPVLFLQVLLIFFSRLQLPLPEIFLRTSVVSKRDEVLLCEYPLVSSIIFGAFGIWYLMGFSLSCFKVVNVVINKGLRIRIFALAFAVLIMLPLKILFLCLSILWEPEETLYAAFAFLVFGTTLVIAAVGEGILVIKPVVDSLAAGEDAPLACPPCEQMVSEERQRQILDEARVRV